The sequence ttttataCTTTTACACGTGATTGTACatcattaaaattgattttgaatgattagaaaTACGTTTCTTATCGATTTTGAACATGATAAAAGTGACCAAACATGTCCTAAAAGCATCATTTATGCTATATCAATCTCTGCAATCCTTGTGAAAATGTGCAGGAAAAGTATTGGGAAGATCACCCTGGGGAAGCTGTTCCTTTAATGAAACCAAAGTTTTATTATGGACCCTGGAGGGTAATGAGAGGAGAAGTCCCTGCACATACCAAGTGAAAGCTTTAGCACTCGCCATTCTCGTCCATGCTGATATTGGAAACATGTTGTAGAAAGTTCATGATCGAGTAAATTTTCTGTTTGCTCAAGAAACTGGTACGATTGTCAATAATAATTCATCTTTCTGGTTTTcattgttgaattttattatctacttcATCCTCTTTTAAAGCATGAGCAGCAAGATATATGAgggttgttttttcttttaatcacATCAAGTAAGATATGGGGATTTGAACATTTAATGTCAAGAGAAGTACATGTCAAGTATTGCTGAGCTATGGTCATTTTGGAGATTGTAAGGCTTGTTTAAAGACATAGACTCTTAGTTTTTTCGTTATAAAGAAGAAATAGGCTGAGAGGCACTGCCTTTTAGATTATTAATTTCTGGATTTGGACTTGATGTATAGTAAAAAGGAGACAATTTCAACAAATGGCTAAGAGGTCAAAGGTTCATTCAATGGTGGCCACCTACCTAGGAATTAATTTCCTATGAGTTTCCTTTGACACCAAAATGTTTTAGGGTTAGGCAGATTGTCTCGTGAGATTAGTCGAGGTGCATGTAAGCTGACCTCGTACACTCACGGATATATAtagatacatacatacatacatacatacatacatacattaagagaaaaaaataaaaaaataaaaagacttgGGGTAAATTCCTATTGTTTCAGTGAACAAAACCATTTATAAAAAGACTTGGGGTAAATTCCTATTGTTTCAGTGAACAAAACCATCGCTAAATTCTTGTTGAGATGATCACAAATTTTCTGTTGAAGTCTTCCTTAACCCTCCTTTTATTCTACAATGTTGATTACTTTAGttccatttgataactatttcattttttgtttttgaaaattaagcctattttttttcttaatttcttacaatgatttacatctttcttaagtacaagagTTGAATCCTTAGCCAAATGTTAAAGACAAAAATAAGTTTGTGagaactatattttttttttctagttttcaaaatttggcttgatttttaaaaacattattaAAATGTAGATCAAAAgcaagaaatttggaggtggaaggaGTATttttagacttaatttttaaaaacaaaaaacaaaaaaaccaaatagttatcaaacgggacCTTCGATGTATCATTTGATAATTGAGATGAATGTTTGGCTTACATAAAAAGTAGTTCCCTTGGGGGGAAATTCTAGTTTGTAGCTTCCATATATgtttttggttaatgagtttttaCAGCTCAAACATTATTGACACGTAATATTCTCTGTTTTTAGAACAAAGTATTTAGGCTCTGCCAAAAATGGTTCTCTTCAACCTCCCTCTTCCTTAAATGGCAACCGCTCAATGCCTTTTCATTCCCCTCCCTCTCTCTCCCCAACCCTCCTCTGCCCTCTCTTCCTCTTCCCCCACCCCAGCTCTGTAACGGGCAAAGAAGAGGGAATAATGGGGACCTATGGAACAATTCCGACCGAGCCAGCCCCTTTATCGAACCTACATTACACTTCCCGGGCAAGAGAACGCATTGCATCAGGCCTTGGCACACGAAGGCCATGGATGGAGATGATCCAGCCTCAAGATCTGAGCTTTCCCTCCTCCTTTTTGCAACTAATCAATAGAATTAAGAACAATGGCGAGTACTTCCGGACGAATTACATTCTCATCATATTATTCATTCTCTTTCTATGTTTGCTCTGGCAACCCATCTCATTGGTTGTCTTCATCATCTCATCTGTTGCGTGGCTTTACCTATATTTCTTACACGACGAACCATGGGTGGTTTGTGGTAGCGTAGTCAACGATCGATTGGTGAGGGTGGCTTTGATGTTAATCACTGTTGCATTGCTTTTGATCACAGATGCAACTAAGAACATTATGATTTCGATGTTCATCGGTGTGTTGGTTGTGTTTGTGCATGGAGCTTTAAAAGGGAGTGAGGATGTTTTTTCTTTGGATGAAGAAGGTTTATCAGAATGTGGAGGTGGAAGAGGGGTTATCAAAATGCCTCTCAAGCATGCTGCCtcctcttctttctctctttcataGAAACAAAAGCTCTTTAAACATGGTGCTTCTTTTATGGCTTTTGATGTTCTAAAAAGGCAAAGAATATGAGTTTGATGTTTTTgcctttgtaaattttgttgtttatgtTACTTTGAGGTTAAGGAAGTGGACGGTTGATAATTGGCTACGTGGGTTTCCATGTCCAATAATGTTGCTTGCTTGAATTATAATTTCTGCACTCTGCTTTCTTTAACATTTTGGACCATtcctttaatttcttttaattttatacacATTAATTTAGTCTCTAACCTCAGTTATATTAGTGATGTCAAAATTTGGGTCAAGGTCAATTTAGATGATTGGACATCGAATGAATGCCTACAAGAATAAAAGAGTTGTGCAATGGCATGGTGTTAAGACACACACCCGGATTCTTAAGTTAATATTGAATTTGTGCATATCTTAAGTAGAAGATTAGAGTCTTTTCACCTATCTCACATGTATTTCTCTAATCTCTTTATTTATAGAGGGTTTTTATGGAATTGCAAAGGATGAGACTTGCTATTGGTCGAAAATGTCGTCAAGATTTTTCATGATGGTTCAAGTATAGGAGTGGGGTAAAAGGGATTTGGAGAAAAGTCTCCATGGGTTTATTCTAATTATGGTTGACCCATGTGGGTTGGTTACAACCTCCCATTAGGGATGTGTGTTACATTTGGACCATATCATCTGAGTTGGGTCCTTATACATTCCTTGTTTGTGTTGTATGCCTGCCCTGTATTTGGACCTTGGGCCACTTACGAGGCTCGAAACTCCCAACCATAACCCAAGCTTGCGATTATACGAGAAATATGTCACCAGAACCACAAATCTCAACTCGGAAGTTGGATCAAGAGTTAATGGtgaaattatttttactataagTCCCATGAACCTTGATCGAGACCATCGGAGGCTTAAGACTCAAAGGTAAGATGTAGAATGCGAATGAGTGATAGATAAAGACCTGAATAAGATGATATGGTCCATGAGGCATAACACTTAAGGGGAGGATGGGTCGGTCGATTATCGACCAAGATGGCAGCAAAATCCACCCTTTGCAATTCCATTAAACCTCTCTATGGGAGGGGGAGAAATACATGTGGTACATTAAAAACAACACACACAATCTTCTACCTAAAAGCTATTTACGAATATGATACTAACTTGAACGTCAAAGTGTGTGGGACTCATCACCACAACGACACACAATTCTTTTATCCTACAAACATTTGTTCAATTTACGCTCATCTAAATTTATCGTTGACTCGAATTTTGATATCAATAATTTTAGTTAGTCAATAAAGCATTAAAAGTGtcgagaattacaataatttaaGTTGTAATATAAGCTTATACTACTCTATAAaattataggcttaattttattAGTATTATTAGTATTTCGAGATCGTCACCTTTTTAGTCCTATTAAACCATGCTATATAGCCTACATCTCACTCAATAATTGACATATATAATATGTACAGCCATCATCAACCCGACTCTTGTAAGCAATGATTCTTTCTAAAGGCatcttttttgtgtttttgtttttgggttcTGAATCTGTGTGGGGACGCTTAATTctaaaaatgataaataaaataaaaaattcccCATAGAAGTTGGAAAGAATATTGGATTGGACCTCCTTCCCACCAATCATCAGTCCTCGCCGCCGTCAATCACCACCTTCCGACCATCTTCCCCGCCGCCGCCGTCACATCTCATTCTTATCTCCctatcaaaatctaatttgtACTTAATATATTCATTATCCAATTAGCTTATGATTAATTCATTATAATCAAGTTTCCCTTTAGTATACATTCTTCTATCTCTGTTAATTTTTACTCTTAATGTTAACTTTGATCACAATTTtcttcttgcccttttgggGTAAACTTTGAATTTTTACACAATTTTTAAGccattaaaatttcattttccttttttgggATTCTCAAAGATCTATTCTCGATTTGATTTAGAAGTCCATATTAAATGAACCATTCTAGGATGATAACACTTTCTTTTATacaatatcttttttttaagaCATCATTACATCAATTATTGTCTCTATCCATCTAAATTgatttatcatttaaatattctattcttcttcttctctttctttctttttcattctcttGGTTTTACAACACTTTTATTGaccatatattttgaaaaattcttcaactttaatttctgtgaaaaaactttttggttattgtcattaattatttaattatgtgaattttcttcttttaaatgaTGGGTGGATGTTAG comes from Benincasa hispida cultivar B227 chromosome 2, ASM972705v1, whole genome shotgun sequence and encodes:
- the LOC120070553 gene encoding PRA1 family protein F2; the protein is MPFHSPPSLSPTLLCPLFLFPHPSSVTGKEEGIMGTYGTIPTEPAPLSNLHYTSRARERIASGLGTRRPWMEMIQPQDLSFPSSFLQLINRIKNNGEYFRTNYILIILFILFLCLLWQPISLVVFIISSVAWLYLYFLHDEPWVVCGSVVNDRLVRVALMLITVALLLITDATKNIMISMFIGVLVVFVHGALKGSEDVFSLDEEGLSECGGGRGVIKMPLKHAASSSFSLS